GCAACaatgaagagaaaaatagaacGTGACAACCAGTGATTGGTTTTCAgttccaaaatttgaaaattagtGCACAGaaggtaaaatatgaaaaagaatatAACATTGGGAACATCTAGCAGCTCTCCACTGATTTACGCCAACAGCATTTTATCTTTCACACTGTTAACCTTCCTTTACTATTTTAGCGCAAAGGTGTAGCAAATTTCCCACCATCAGCAAGAGCTAGACTAGAACAAGGATCTTAACTATCTGAACCAGTTCTCAATCAACAAAGCTAGCAGCCAATGTTTTTCACAAACACAAAGTTACATTGCTGTAAGGCACAGAGAGACCCCAAGACTTACACTGGCCCTCAGCCTTTGCACTTAGGTCAGACCACATTCCCTTGAATACCAGGACCTCTCAAAATACCACCAAAGATGAAGTAGAACATGTAGCTACTGTGCACAACACTTAAAAACAAATTTTGAATTAGGAATAGCAATAAATTAAACATGCACCTGAATATCGAGGCACAATAAATCTGCCAGTCTCTTCAAGGTTATTCTTGAGTAGTATTTTGAGACGACAAGGATGTTCTGCAAAGAAAATAGTACTTAAAAGCGAAACCACAATTCAAGAGGAAAATGGACTGCAGCATAGATCAACTTGACAGATACCATAATGACAAATCATTCAACAGAGAATTAAAAGTGAGCCCTCGGATATTACATGCTCTATAACTCTCAGTTTGAGATCTTCGGCAGCCTTGTCCCCCAAAGTACCACCAGGCAtattcttttcattttcaaacTCATCCTTGAATGTATTCCATAAAGCAGTCCATTGAATGACCTCCATGGTAATCAATTGCTTCAGAAGCAGCCTGAAGCAAAATCAGAAGGAAGATACAAAGTAATCATTAGCCTGAAGTTGGTTTCCCACTAGTGTAGAGGGTGGAAGAATATTGCaaacttaattaaaaaaacaGTTGTAGgataaaagatgaaaaataCTTCCTTCTGCACATGCAAAATTCCACATTTATTGAAACATAAGAGACTAGATAAGTTAGTCAAGTAGTAGAATAAGGTTATAATACATGCTCATTACTTGATATTTCTGTTTAGAGTTCCAATTTTGAAATGTCAGCCTAAGAAAGCAAGGACTTCAAAGATCGCCTTGATCATTGAATGACTCTGATCTCCTACAGCCTTAACATGCAACACACATTTCAAATAAGCAAAAATTGCAACAATGAAAACCCAAAGAACCAGACTTGAATTCTATTGCTCCAGCCAATTTATTTTGTGTGATACAATTTGAGTAGAGAGGAAGTGTAAGATGGCTCAGTTGACACTTCTACTATATTagtaattgaagaaaatattaagacagtttCTGAAAGCTAATTTGTTACGGAAACATCTGATGAATTTGAGAACAGTAAAAAAAACTTGGATTCTTGAAGTTTCTGAAAGATGCAGAATGATGTTGTTGATGGACGGATGGAAAATATCCTCGACATCCCAAAATAGAAATTGCTATATGAACTTGACTTGGGCCcaagtataaaatatttataatcaaATGTTCTATAACTACACAGCATGAAATAATTTCCACATGAGGAGTTGTTGGCAATTGGCAAAATTTTGAGAAATCTTACCCCACAAACCCAAATATACAAATGCAAAGATAGTAGCTCCATAAACATAGTTATTCcttgtttcctttttttataAGTAGCAACAATAAACATAGTGCAATAGAATTTTTTGCACGAAACCTGAAATGAGGAATTTCTGAAAGATTTTTGTCCTCCAAAGTTGAGTTATGAAGACTTGATTGCATAGAATCATGAGGAGACAATACCAAGTACCAGCAAATTTTCCTCAGAACCTACATGAAATAACAGAGGTCAGCACACTAGTTGGTCAATTATGCCTGCTCCAATAAGAAAGGGCCTCTAATTACAACTTAAGTTACCAAAATTGAATacattgtattttattttgtcagTGACTACAAGTTACCAAAACAGAATACGTCCATCCATCCCACGGATTTTTCTCCTATTAATATAAATCTTTGACTCAaaccaataaaataatattacatTTGTTTAATATTCTGGAGAACAATCAATGGTCTGTAGAAAGAGTTTTAGCCAGACTAATGACTCTTTCTTCCCATTAGCCTTTATGTTTCTCTTCGTATTATTCACACTTCTACATTTATACGCattcttgttttcttcttaATCTAATTATTGCCAAGTCTTATGCCACAGTTCgaaatttgttttccttttgcCCAAGCTATATAATAGTTGTTTTTATACACATAATAATTAGCATAGATGCCTATTATATTTCAAAATGTCCTTGAAGTACGAGGAGACCAAAGTCCACTGATCCACACGGGTAGactaagagcctgtttggattggcttatctTTGGTGCTTTTAAGCCAAAATGGCTTTTAAGCACTTTTTTTTGAGAAGGTAACAAATGGCTTTCAAGCACTTTATAGTTAGAAATCTTAACTTATagtttttggcttataagtcaTACGCTATAACCCCATCCAAACAAATTCTTACAAATGATAAAgctctcttcttttttccccCATATAATCATCTTTCTGACAGATGAAAAGGATGCCTGCCGCTTTATCTAGAAAAATGAAAAGGATGCCGACCCCTATCTCGTGAGATGAAGAGAAGCCTGACTAGCTGTGTAAGACTAAAATCCCAGCTCACAATTATCATATGCTACCACAGGAAAACTAATCCTATTACTTCTCTATGAATGATATATTTGATGGTTTTGTAGCACCTCTACTTGATGTAGAaattagaattttcatctaggtgtaaataaatttaattgtcACCTAATTTTAAGTTATGCAACAGTGACGTATCCGTTTCAACAGATTAATAATTCCCAACCCGTTTTACTTTTGTCAGATTTGGTACCTTATATTGGTAAATCAATTCAGTTGTcacattattttgaattttttttttttgatgaagtgaAATATCATTTAAGGCATCCAGGGAAATGATATAATGCAGCAGAATGATTATTGTTATATTTCTGTAAAGAATTGCTCATTAACCAACACTACTtcatagatatactacttttaaaaattcaaaactaaTTGTCCATCGGATAATACCACAAGCAACATCTCcaaattataaattatgtaGAATGTGAGTATGCATGAAAGGGACCAACTTACTGGTATCCACTGTGCTGGGTCTTCTTTCACGGAAGGGATCTCATATATAGCCTTGTAACAGCGACATATTTCAAGGTAATCATTGCTATGTGAGTAATACCTGCAACAGAAGTAGAAACAAATGATCTCCAGCTTAAGATACACAAATGCAAAAAAAAGATCTCCATCTGAAACCATTTATTCATCTAGAGCTCTATCACTCTAAATAAGTAAGCATCTCAGGCCTTAGGGTTGATGACCTGCTAAATCAACAGTCAAGAAAATCATGCAAGGTCCCTCCAACCTAAAACTTTGGAGAAGTGGCAAGAACTAGTCTacgataaataaaataaacttccGTTCACATTTGATAGGTGATTCAACTTTGAAAGACCTTTACCACTTCAAAACCCACTATCAGCTTAGGTGACTCAAATTTATAGGGAGTAGATGAGCATAACCACGTTATTTAATTGTCACGTATTCTGAAGACAACTTTAAGATACTTCTTATCATCTTGAAAGGAAGTGTAAAGTATAACAGAATTATAATTATCTCTAAGGTTTAGTCCCCTGCTCCCAATGAATGTGCTGGATCCTTGATTAATCCACATTTAAAGCATAACCAGATGTACCTAATCATTAATTGATAGTAGATCTGCTTCAACTCTAGCAGTGAAGGAATATCCGCAGCAGGCTCCTCGACCACATTTTCACCCtcctttgctttcttcttttctttagatGGATCAGCTTCAAACACTCTGGGATTGATCTTTCTTGAGAGTATTTGAGCACGAACATAATCTTTATGATCTAAGCATAGACGAACCTGCAATATTCAGCATCACACAGTTAATCCAAAAGCATGCTCTCATTTATGTTTTGGgtagaaagaaaaggaagaattttacccatcaaaaaggagaaagaaaaggaagagtATCACATACTTGTTCAAGAATAAAGGCTATCTTTTCAGTTTTTGCCATCGCTCCAAAGGTTTCAACCTGTTAGTTAAGCCATGGACACATCACATTGTAAGTGGAAAAAAAGGATAAAGAATAAGGACCATAATATTGCAGTTAGACATCAATTACACAAGCCAAAAAAGACCAAGAAGACACCAAAGTGAAGGTCAACAAACACTGACCGCAACTTCTTGCATCAAATCAGCAGCCTCGCCTATGAGTTCTTGTTCCTCTTTAATCTTTGCGAGTTTCTTAATCAAGCGAGCTCTCTCAATCTCAACATATATCTACATTCCAGATCATAGTTGCTCAGTAGGAAAGAGAAACAGATTGCAGTGATGTCTTTATCAAAATGAAAATGCGCTCACCTTTCCTGCAGACACACTGTTAAGAGTTTTGATGAGTTCTATCTTAGTGTCAAGATCTGGCGTCTGGTCAATGTACTGCATGGCTTGTTGGACCATGGCCTGTACAGCCTGCACGAGTACCAGAAAAAACACCAAGCATGTTATTATAAAGTTTAAGGACAAATGAACGCGTAGCATCATGCATCAGTGTCATCGCAACTTGACGAAGTACTGCAATGCCACATGTATATTTTTCATGGGAATGGCTCATTCTATACACATATACATGGGAAAAAGGAAGAGAATATCTAAAAAGCATTTCAAATACGGAATGTACGGGACTCAGGAGCTTACAAAATACTCTAGTATGCTTACCTGATTTTCTCAAAACACAAGCACATTGGTAGTGAACTGCCCAAGCATTCACAGATGAAGCCACAATATGCATGTTCCCAGGTAGATGGTAAGTGAAAACAAGTAAAAGCAAAAAATTCTAATTAAGCACCAAGCAAATGCGATCCAACTTCTTGTTCATTTTCCAGTGGCCTAGGCCTCATCCAACTTCCTTGCATCTCTAAGTAATCTGTATTTTTTGTTCCAATAAGTTCTATACAGAAGTAGTGACTGGTAGAAATACCTGTCCCCTAGGCAAACACATCCAAGACCACCCATGATCACATATTCACTTATACCCCAAATCCAACATTCTCCGAGACAAATTTTTGCAGCCATAGGAAACATGGCTTAAAAGGTCCATACATAAAACTGATAACCCACAATTTGGTTGCCAACATAGGTTTCTGTTTTTGTATCTTGGTCGTAGTTGACATTTTTCCTTGTATCTAACCCCTCACCTCAAATTTCTTTGTTATTTGTTTTGATTTGATTCCTAGCTTTTCTTTTGGAACTCTCCACCAACGTCACTAACCAAGAACTTTGCCCTACGTTCATCCTTTCCAAATTCATTTCCAAGAGAGCTCAAATGTGTCTGTATCTTCT
This Solanum dulcamara chromosome 1, daSolDulc1.2, whole genome shotgun sequence DNA region includes the following protein-coding sequences:
- the LOC129901619 gene encoding 26S proteasome non-ATPase regulatory subunit 12 homolog A-like gives rise to the protein MEGDGKLEAQIEALLNVEKQMRQAGDVAGTRKAATDILQLCFEARAWKTLNEQIVLLSKRRGQLKQAVQAMVQQAMQYIDQTPDLDTKIELIKTLNSVSAGKIYVEIERARLIKKLAKIKEEQELIGEAADLMQEVAVETFGAMAKTEKIAFILEQVRLCLDHKDYVRAQILSRKINPRVFEADPSKEKKKAKEGENVVEEPAADIPSLLELKQIYYQLMIRYYSHSNDYLEICRCYKAIYEIPSVKEDPAQWIPVLRKICWYLVLSPHDSMQSSLHNSTLEDKNLSEIPHFRLLLKQLITMEVIQWTALWNTFKDEFENEKNMPGGTLGDKAAEDLKLRVIEHNILVVSKYYSRITLKRLADLLCLDIQEAEKHLSEMVVSKALVAKIDRPMGIVCFQPAKDSNDILNSWAFNLEKLLDLVEKSCHQIHKETMVHKAVLKA